Proteins from a genomic interval of Rubinisphaera italica:
- a CDS encoding ATP-grasp domain-containing protein → MLLALQRAGRTAPQIDDLPRDLWPYAARRIWESTLGEFRSVATNSEFQPAIHIKPLIHQKMFTGLVVSKFSNLIPTAHLDDDVQILCQETLCFESEWRSYILRDRILQVCYYKGNPLLFPDPSIMQKAIPAFKDRPIAFSLDWAVTTSGATVLVEVNDGFSLGNYGLPGHLYTAMVEARWRQMMGLMDNLVGETLLPNANEIQQRA, encoded by the coding sequence GTGCTATTAGCACTTCAACGTGCCGGACGTACTGCTCCGCAAATAGATGATCTGCCTCGTGATCTCTGGCCGTATGCGGCACGAAGAATATGGGAATCAACGCTCGGCGAATTTCGCAGCGTAGCCACTAACAGCGAATTTCAGCCAGCAATTCATATAAAGCCACTAATTCACCAGAAAATGTTCACGGGATTGGTCGTGTCAAAGTTTAGTAACCTGATACCCACTGCACATCTGGATGATGACGTTCAAATCTTATGTCAGGAAACCTTGTGCTTCGAGTCAGAATGGCGAAGCTACATTCTGAGGGACAGAATTCTTCAGGTGTGCTATTATAAGGGTAATCCACTTCTGTTCCCGGATCCCAGCATAATGCAAAAGGCGATCCCAGCATTCAAGGATCGCCCCATCGCATTCTCTTTGGACTGGGCTGTTACGACCTCTGGTGCGACAGTTCTAGTGGAAGTGAACGATGGATTTTCTTTGGGAAATTACGGTCTTCCGGGACATCTCTACACAGCTATGGTCGAAGCACGATGGCGTCAAATGATGGGTCTGATGGACAATCTGGTAGGCGAGACGCTTCTGCCAAATGCAAACGAGATTCAGCAAAGAGCCTAA
- a CDS encoding class I SAM-dependent methyltransferase — protein sequence MQSFPGYMQQAVEIFGQKTPGQHILDLPAGSGKLTAALRAQGHQVTPGDINGHAGDFVYADMTKRLPFDDETFDGVICLEGIEHVLNPYLLMGELIRVSKVGGTVIISTPNIMNMWSRLQFLFTGTFYQFHPSQLTDYGPEEAVDRFHISPMSYHSMRYLGDFFGARVAEARADKSKRAFLAPVYWTIQTIGKLWSRSLFFSKNYENNEKRNTEIYQHTNSWSLLTGRSVIMVFEKTRSTKVLPTDVFLGDEHKKAA from the coding sequence ATGCAGAGTTTTCCTGGCTATATGCAGCAGGCAGTCGAGATCTTCGGTCAAAAGACTCCTGGTCAGCATATTCTCGATTTACCGGCTGGCAGCGGGAAGTTGACGGCTGCTCTGCGGGCACAGGGCCATCAAGTGACGCCGGGCGATATCAATGGACATGCCGGTGATTTTGTCTATGCCGACATGACCAAGCGGCTCCCCTTTGACGATGAAACCTTCGATGGAGTCATCTGCCTCGAAGGCATCGAGCATGTACTCAACCCTTATCTGCTGATGGGCGAATTAATTCGTGTCAGCAAAGTTGGTGGAACGGTTATTATCTCGACACCAAACATTATGAATATGTGGTCCCGATTGCAGTTCCTGTTCACCGGGACCTTCTATCAATTTCATCCATCTCAACTGACCGACTACGGTCCGGAAGAAGCGGTCGACCGTTTTCACATTTCACCGATGTCGTATCACTCAATGCGATACCTGGGAGATTTCTTCGGGGCACGCGTCGCGGAAGCACGAGCCGATAAATCGAAGCGGGCCTTCCTGGCTCCCGTATACTGGACCATTCAAACCATTGGCAAACTCTGGTCGCGTTCGCTCTTCTTTTCGAAGAACTATGAAAATAATGAAAAACGCAACACGGAGATCTATCAACACACGAATTCCTGGTCACTGTTGACTGGTCGATCCGTAATTATGGTCTTCGAGAAAACTCGTTCGACAAAAGTCTTACCGACCGATGTCTTTCTGGGCGATGAGCATAAAAAGGCTGCTTAA
- a CDS encoding sulfotransferase family 2 domain-containing protein, with product MALLLKNGSVFLHIPKTGGNWVTRVLEESNLVAFRFSHKHADLKHLTFAGKTWKKRLQNQLRYTVRNARFGNREPYMFCFVRHPLKWYESWFKYMSQPNRNWLSFAEASKAYGWHPNANIDGLGAAEFNQYVRNVIAKHPSYVTNLYDGYISPQVNFVGKQENLREDLVTALEQAGLDFDADFIRNFEDVGVSKSPRSSIEWEPELRTHVLQLELDCLHRFGYVEQVAASKSNLLAKSA from the coding sequence ATGGCACTCTTATTGAAGAATGGCTCTGTCTTCCTGCACATTCCCAAGACCGGCGGAAACTGGGTCACCCGGGTTCTTGAGGAAAGCAATCTGGTCGCGTTTCGGTTTTCGCACAAGCATGCCGACTTGAAACATCTTACATTTGCCGGCAAGACCTGGAAGAAACGTCTTCAGAATCAGTTGCGATACACTGTGCGGAATGCTCGATTTGGAAATCGGGAGCCGTACATGTTCTGCTTTGTAAGACATCCCCTCAAGTGGTATGAGTCTTGGTTCAAATACATGTCTCAACCGAACCGCAACTGGCTCTCTTTTGCCGAAGCTTCGAAGGCGTATGGCTGGCATCCTAATGCCAACATCGATGGACTGGGAGCCGCGGAGTTCAATCAGTATGTCCGAAATGTTATCGCAAAACATCCGAGCTATGTGACCAATCTTTACGATGGCTACATAAGTCCTCAAGTAAATTTTGTTGGCAAGCAGGAGAATCTCCGTGAGGACCTTGTCACTGCACTCGAGCAGGCAGGACTCGATTTTGATGCCGACTTCATCCGGAATTTTGAAGACGTCGGCGTCAGCAAATCTCCCCGATCCTCCATCGAATGGGAGCCGGAGTTGCGGACTCATGTCCTGCAACTTGAACTGGATTGCCTGCATCGCTTTGGATATGTCGAGCAAGTAGCCGCGTCGAAATCAAATTTGCTGGCAAAGTCTGCCTGA